In Listeria cossartiae subsp. cossartiae, the DNA window AGACGAGAAATGGGAAGACAAAATCTGTATGTGCTTCAGGGATTGTTAGATTGTTGTGAAGTCCCTTACCGAACCAACCAGCTTTTGAAAGAATTTCTTTCAAAGGTATGATTGTATCAGAGAGGTAGCTACTAGGTGCTTTATGAATCATCGTACTAATGAAAATAATACCTACAAGCAAATTACCCAGTGCTACTTTAATGGCAAATCGGTTATGACGATAATAAAAAATATACATTACTAATACACACAAGAAGTACATAATAACAAATACAAATCGGTTAATCATGGCGTAAGAAATAACTGGTGCCCAAAATAGGCTTAATAGCAATGCTGTTTTTTTCCAACCTTTAAACGTATTCATTTTGGTGAAAATACCAGCCCATGCGATGAAGAATAAAAATAAGGATATAGCTGGACTATCAATCATCATACCCCAGAGAGACATCCATCTTCCTCCTCCAGTAAGCGAAAAGCCAACTAAAAAAGGTGTGAAAAATAGTATTAAGGCAGCCCCGTAAAAATACATCCACAAATTTTTCAGTTTCCTATAATCAAAGAAAAGAAATCCAATCAGAGCAAGAACAGCAAGGGCGAGCCAGACAATTTGTTTTTTCATGAATGAAGAATTAGATGCTACTACATCACTCATTAGTGGAAGAAAACTAATACCGGCAAGTAGGATAAATAACGCAATAAGGAGCCAATCCATTCTTGGTTTATGAAGCTGATTCATGTTTCTGCCAACAGTCGAGGGATCTCCCATTTCCTGCATCGCCTTTTTAT includes these proteins:
- a CDS encoding FtsW/RodA/SpoVE family cell cycle protein, which encodes MSSSKFEAYLSKVISKVKSKQAHSMIKKELSHHLEELSHSFQKRGLSIEDADKKAMQEMGDPSTVGRNMNQLHKPRMDWLLIALFILLAGISFLPLMSDVVASNSSFMKKQIVWLALAVLALIGFLFFDYRKLKNLWMYFYGAALILFFTPFLVGFSLTGGGRWMSLWGMMIDSPAISLFLFFIAWAGIFTKMNTFKGWKKTALLLSLFWAPVISYAMINRFVFVIMYFLCVLVMYIFYYRHNRFAIKVALGNLLVGIIFISTMIHKAPSSYLSDTIIPLKEILSKAGWFGKGLHNNLTIPEAHTDFVFPFLVYSLGWVFGISLCLLLLVFIIRISRNAFKTKDLFGRLLTIGGAVLFTVPACWNILMGLGIVPIMVVPLPFISYGGSMLLVYAALLGLILNVYRRKDIVESTLVN